From one Trifolium pratense cultivar HEN17-A07 linkage group LG1, ARS_RC_1.1, whole genome shotgun sequence genomic stretch:
- the LOC123898966 gene encoding probable L-type lectin-domain containing receptor kinase S.5, protein MRFMSLLIKYQLLAIIFTIIYLTKVSCFYFNFPTFHTNDESKLSLSKNSKIYLDAIQVTPDIRGEIKDYSGRAFYKKPYTLWNKNKIASFNTTFVLNISPQTSPGGEGIAFILTADTTLPENSSGQWLGIVNASTNGTSRAAILAVEFDTRQSSIEDGPDNHVGININSISSLKQVSLSNTKVNLSSSSDVFIKIEYSNDVISVFGSMTANSNDSRETLLVSPSLNLSSYFKQEVYVGFSASTSNYTELNCVKAWEFNGVDIGSNKNYLWIFIIIPIVLLIIIIGGLVFFFLYFKRKKNMETEEDTYGGIEDQIQHSSMAPKKYKLKELMIATSDFSRRNKLGEGGFGTVYKGILENNKEIAVKRVSENSRQGKQEFIAEVTTIGSLHHKNLVKLVGWCYESKELLLVYEFMPNGSLDKYLFNQSSELEFQYSKVLDWKTRYCVIRDVAQALDYLHNGCEKRVLHRDVKSSNIMLDLDYIAKLGDFGLARTIQKRNETHHSTKEIAGTPGYMAPETFLTGRATVETDVYAFGVLVLEVVCGKTPGNVYAQDAYKNSIVYWVWELYGNGEIVSVVDKRIDYEENEVERAKWEEEVKIVLVLGLACCHPNPNERPSMKTVLMVLNGEASPPIVPNERPSFVWPAMPSSFKQGEDSSLINGTLTPFSQLSGR, encoded by the coding sequence ATGAGGTTCATGTCTTTGCTaattaaatatcaattattaGCAATCATATTCACTATCATATACCTTACAAAAGTTAgttgcttttattttaatttcccAACCTTCCACACAAATGATGAATCCAAATTGTCACTAAgcaaaaactcaaaaatataCTTAGATGCTATCCAAGTAACCCCAGATATTCGTGGTGAAATAAAGGATTATTCTGGCCGAGCTTTTTACAAAAAGCCATACACACTttggaacaaaaacaaaattgcttCTTTCAACACAACTTTTGTTCTCAACATAAGTCCTCAAACTTCCCCTGGTGGAGAAGGAATAGCTTTTATCTTAACAGCAGATACAACTCTCCCTGAAAATAGTTCAGGACAATGGCTTGGTATTGTAAATGCTTCCACCAATGGAACTTCTCGAGCCGCAATTCTTGCAGTTGAGTTTGATACACGACAGAGTTCAATTGAAGACGGACCTGACAACCATGTTGGAATCAATATAAACAGCATATCCTCCTTGAAACAAGTATCATTATCAAACACTAAGGTTAATCTTTCATCTAGTTCAGAtgtatttataaaaattgaatattctAATGATGTAATATCTGTTTTTGGTTCAATGACTGCAAATTCAAATGATTCTAGGGAGACACTTTTGGTATCTCCATCTCTTAATCTCTCTTCCTATTTTAAACAAGAGGTTTATGTCGGTTTCTCGGCTTCAACAAGCAATTACACAGAGCTAAATTGTGTAAAAGCATGGGAATTCAATGGTGTAGATATTGGTAGTAACAAAAATTACTTGtggatttttattataattccAATAGTATTATTGATTATAATCATAGGTGGATTAGTCTTTTTCTTCCTttattttaaaaggaaaaaaaacatggAAACTGAAGAAGATACATATGGAGGGATAGAGGATCAAATTCAACACTCATCTATGGCTCCAAAGAAATATAAACTAAAGGAATTGATGATAGCAACAAGTGATTTCAGCCGTCGGAACAAACTTGGCGAAGGTGGATTTGGAACGGTTTATAAGGGTATTCTTGAAAACAACAAAGAGATAGCTGTGAAGAGAGTCTCGGAGAACTCGCGCCAAGGAAAGCAAGAATTTATAGCAGAAGTTACAACGATTGGAAGCCTTCACCACAAAAACTTAGTGAAACTCGTTGGTTGGTGCTACGAAAGCAAAGAGCTTCTCCTCGTTTACGAGTTCATGCCAAATGGAAGCTTAGACAAATACCTATTTAACCAATCAAGTGAATTGGAATTTCAATATTCGAAAGTACTTGATTGGAAAACGAGGTATTGTGTGATTCGTGATGTCGCCCAAGCGTTGGATTATCTTCACAATGGATGTGAGAAAAGAGTACTTCATAGAGACGTCAAATCCAGCAACATAATGTTGGATTTAGACTACATTGCAAAATTGGGTGATTTTGGATTGGCGCGTACAATTCAAAAGAGAAATGAAACTCATCATTCAACAAAGGAAATTGCGGGGACGCCAGGTTATATGGCACCCGAAACTTTTTTAACCGGAAGAGCAACGGTTGAAACAGATGTGTATGCATTTGGTGTTCTTGTTTTAGAAGTTGTGTGTGGAAAAACACCCGGAAATGTGTATGCACAAGATGCTTATAAAAATAGTATTGTGTATTGGGTTTGGGAACTTTATGGAAACGGCGAAATTGTTAGTGTTGTCGATAAAAGGATAGAttatgaagaaaatgaagttgAGAGGGCAAAATGGGAAGAAGAAGTTAAAATTGTGCTTGTTCTTGGGTTGGCTTGTTGTCATCCAAATCCAAATGAAAGGCCATCAATGAAAACTGTTTTAATGGTTCTAAATGGAGAAGCTTCTCCTCCAATTGTTCCAAATGAAAGACCTTCTTTTGTTTGGCCTGCTATGCCTTCATCTTTCAAACAAGGTGAAGATAGTTCTCTTATCAATGGAACTCTCACTCCATTTTCTCAACTTAGTGGAAGAtag